One Glycine max cultivar Williams 82 chromosome 3, Glycine_max_v4.0, whole genome shotgun sequence DNA window includes the following coding sequences:
- the LOC100803796 gene encoding eukaryotic translation initiation factor 3 subunit A isoform X2 has product MTSFLKPENALKRAEELINVGQKQDALQTLHDLITSKRYRAWQKTLERIMFKYVELCVDMRKGRFAKDGLIQYRIICQQVNVSSLEEVIKHFMQLSTEKAEQARSQAQALEEALDVDDLEADKRPEDLMLSYVSGEKGKDRSDRETVTPWFKFLWETYRTVLEILRNNSKLEALYAMTAHRAFQFCKQYKRTTEFRRLCEIIRNHLANLNKYRDQRDRPDLSAPESLQLYLDTRFEQLKIATELGLWQEAFRSVEDIHGLMCLVKKTPKPSLMVVYYVKLTEIFWISSSHLYHAYAWFKLFLLQKSFNKNLSQKDLQLIASSVVLAALSVPPHDHTHGASHLELEHEKERNLRMANLIGFNLETKPESREMLSRSSLLAELASKGVMSCVTQEVKDIYHLLEHEFYPSDLALKALPLITKISKLGGKLSTASSVPEVQLAQYVPALERLATMRLLQQVSNVYQSMKIETLSGMIPFFDFSQVEKVSVDAVKQKFVSMRVDHMKNAVIFCKKSLESDGLRDHLANFAEQLNKARQMIYPPDRRSSKLGALLPSLTEVVAKEHKRLLARKSIIEKRKEEQERQLLEMEREEESKRLRLLKITEEAEQRRLATEFEQRKNQRILREIEERENEEAQALLQEAEKRIKKKGKKPIIEGDKITKQTLMELTLTEQLRERQEMEKKLQKLAKTMDHLERAKREEAAPLIEAAYQQRLVEERLLHDREQQQEVELSKQRHEGDLKEKERLVRMMGNKEIYQARVVSHRQAEFNRLRREREERISRILQSRRQEREKMRKLKYYLKLEEERQQKLHEEEEARKREDAERKKKEEEERLRKLEEIAEKQRQRERELEEKEKQRREALLGRAAAEPAPPARPLESGSAAPAAAAAAAAAPTPGKYVPKFRRQRTESTGAAPPPETDRWNSSSRPDGGDRWRGDDRKSAFGSGGGSRSSSTWTSSRNAR; this is encoded by the exons ATGACGTCGTTCTTGAAGCCTGAGAATGCTCTGAAAAGGGCGGAAG AATTAATCAATGTTGGGCAGAAGCAGGATGCTTTGCAGACTCTCCATGATCTCATCACCTCAAAGCGATACAGAGCGTGGCAGAAGACACTTGAAAGGATTATGTTCAAGTATGTGGAGCTTTGCGTCGACATGCGAAAAGGCCGTTTTGCAAAAGATGGTCTTATTCAGTATAGAATTATATGTCAACAAGTGAACGTTAGTTCACTGGAGGAGGTCATAAAGCATTTTATGCAGCTTTCTACCGAGAAAGCTGAACAAGCCCGTAGCCAGGCGCAGGCACTAGAAGAAGCCCTTGATGTTGATGATTTAGAGGCCGATAAAAGGCCAGAGGACCTGATGTTGAGCTATGTCAGTGGCGAGAAAGGAAAAGACAGATCTGATCGGGAGACTGTGACCCCATGGTTTAAGTTTCTTTGGGAAACTTATAGGACAGTGCTGGAAATATTGAGGAACAACTCAAAGCTAGAAGCCTTATATGCT ATGACAGCTCATCGAGCTTTCCAGTTCTGTAAGCAATATAAGCGGACAACAGAGTTCCGCAGACTGTGCGAAATCATTAGAAATCATTTGGCTAATCTTAATAAATATCGTGACCAACGAGACCGACCTGATCTTTCAGCTCCTGAAAGCTTGCAACTGTATCTTGATACAAGATTTGAGCAGCTGAAAATTGCTACTGAACTTGGACTCTGGCAG GAAGCCTTCAGATCagtggaggatatacatggactGATGTGCTTAGTCAAGAAAACACCCAAGCCATCCTTGATGGTTGTTTATTATGTGAAGCTGACAGAAATATTTTGGATATCATCGAGTCATCTGTATCATGCATATGCATGGTTCAAGCTCTTTTTATTGCAAAAAAGCTTCAATAAGAATCTGAGTCAGAAAGATTTGCAATTAATAGCTTCATCTGTTGTTCTGGCTGCACTTTCAGTGCCTCCTCATGATCACACCCACGGTGCATCTCATTTGGAACTGGAGcatgaaaaagagagaaatttgagAATGGCTAATCTCATTGGCTTTAATCTTGAAACTAAACCTGAAAGCAGAGAAATG CTATCAAGGTCATCACTTCTTGCTGAACTG GCATCCAAGGGTGTGATGTCTTGTGTGACTCAGGAAGTGAAGGACATTTACCATCTTTTGGAACATGAGTTTTATCCCTCTGATCTTGCATTAAAAGCGCTGCCCTTAATAACTAAAATCTCTAAGTTAGGGGGTAAGCTTTCTACTGCATCATCTGTTCCAGAGGTGCAATTAGCTCAGTATGTTCCAGCACTTGAAAGACTGGCTACCATGAGGTTGCTGCAGCAG GTGTCTAATGTGTACCAATCTATGAAGATTGAAACCTTATCGGGGATGATCCCCTTCTTTGATTTCTCTCAAGTGGAAAAGGTTTCGGTAGATGCTGTTAAGCAGAAGTTTGTATCGATGAGAGTTGACCACATGAAAAATGCTGTGATTTTTTGCAAAAAG AGTCTTGAGTCTGATGGCTTAAGGGATCACTTGGCCAATTTTGCTGAACAATTAAATAAAGCAAGACAGATGATTTATCCTCCTGATAGGAGATCATCAAAACTTGGagctttacttccctctttgaCAGAGGTTGTGGCCAAAGAACACAAGAGGCTTCTTGCTCGAAAATCAATTattgagaaaaggaaagaagaacaagaacgaCAGCTTCTTGAAAtg gAACGGGAGGAGGAGTCGAAGAGGCTAAGACTGCTGAAAATAACTGAAGAAGCGGAACAAAGAAGGCTTGCCACTGAGTTTGAGCAGAGGAAAAATCAGAGGATCCTCAGGGAGatagaggagagagaaaatgaagaagcacAAGCATTACTCCAGGAAGCTGAAAAGCGTATTAAAAAGAAGGGAAAGAAACCAATCATAGAGGGG GACAAAATCACCAAGCAGACATTGATGGAGTTGACTTTGACTGAACAACTCCGGGAAAGACAGGAAATGGAAAAGAAACTGCAGAAGTTAGCAAAAACCATGGATCATTTGGAAAGAGCAAAAAGAGAAGAGGCTGCTCCCCTGATTGAAGCTGCATATCAACAGCGTCTAGTGGAAGAGAGACTTCTTCATGATCGTGAGCAGCAG CAAGAGGTTGAACTGAGCAAACAGAGGCACGAGGGAGATCTCAAGGAGAAGGAGAGGCTTGTTCGCATGATGGGCAATAAG GAGATATATCAAGCAAGGGTGGTTAGTCACCGCCAAGCAGAGTTTAACAGATTGAGAAGAGAACGGGAAGAGCGAATCTCTAGGATTTTACAGTCCAGGAGACAGGAGAGGGAAAAAATGAGGAAGTTGAAGTATTATCTCAAGTTAGAAGAAGAGAGACAACAAAAATTGCATGAGGAGGAGGAAGCTCGGAAACGTGAag ATgctgaaaggaaaaagaaggaagaagaggaacGCTTGCGGAAATTGGAGGAGATAGCTGAAAAGCAGAGGCAGAGAGAAAGGGAActtgaagaaaaagagaaacaaaggaGAGAAGCATTGTTGGGTAGAGCTGCTGCTGAACCAGCTCCTCCTGCCCGTCCATTGGAATCGGGATCTGCTGCTCCTGCTGCAGCTGCAGCTGCCGCCGCAGCTCCAACACCAGGGAAATATGTCCCTAAGTTCAGGCGACAGAGAACTGAAAGCACAGGAGCTGCGCCTCCTCCA
- the LOC100803796 gene encoding eukaryotic translation initiation factor 3 subunit A isoform X1, with protein sequence MTSFLKPENALKRAEELINVGQKQDALQTLHDLITSKRYRAWQKTLERIMFKYVELCVDMRKGRFAKDGLIQYRIICQQVNVSSLEEVIKHFMQLSTEKAEQARSQAQALEEALDVDDLEADKRPEDLMLSYVSGEKGKDRSDRETVTPWFKFLWETYRTVLEILRNNSKLEALYAMTAHRAFQFCKQYKRTTEFRRLCEIIRNHLANLNKYRDQRDRPDLSAPESLQLYLDTRFEQLKIATELGLWQEAFRSVEDIHGLMCLVKKTPKPSLMVVYYVKLTEIFWISSSHLYHAYAWFKLFLLQKSFNKNLSQKDLQLIASSVVLAALSVPPHDHTHGASHLELEHEKERNLRMANLIGFNLETKPESREMVFFFVPIVLLRQHRDFCFVNLTICFCFLFVCPQLSRSSLLAELASKGVMSCVTQEVKDIYHLLEHEFYPSDLALKALPLITKISKLGGKLSTASSVPEVQLAQYVPALERLATMRLLQQVSNVYQSMKIETLSGMIPFFDFSQVEKVSVDAVKQKFVSMRVDHMKNAVIFCKKSLESDGLRDHLANFAEQLNKARQMIYPPDRRSSKLGALLPSLTEVVAKEHKRLLARKSIIEKRKEEQERQLLEMEREEESKRLRLLKITEEAEQRRLATEFEQRKNQRILREIEERENEEAQALLQEAEKRIKKKGKKPIIEGDKITKQTLMELTLTEQLRERQEMEKKLQKLAKTMDHLERAKREEAAPLIEAAYQQRLVEERLLHDREQQQEVELSKQRHEGDLKEKERLVRMMGNKEIYQARVVSHRQAEFNRLRREREERISRILQSRRQEREKMRKLKYYLKLEEERQQKLHEEEEARKREDAERKKKEEEERLRKLEEIAEKQRQRERELEEKEKQRREALLGRAAAEPAPPARPLESGSAAPAAAAAAAAAPTPGKYVPKFRRQRTESTGAAPPPETDRWNSSSRPDGGDRWRGDDRKSAFGSGGGSRSSSTWTSSRNAR encoded by the exons ATGACGTCGTTCTTGAAGCCTGAGAATGCTCTGAAAAGGGCGGAAG AATTAATCAATGTTGGGCAGAAGCAGGATGCTTTGCAGACTCTCCATGATCTCATCACCTCAAAGCGATACAGAGCGTGGCAGAAGACACTTGAAAGGATTATGTTCAAGTATGTGGAGCTTTGCGTCGACATGCGAAAAGGCCGTTTTGCAAAAGATGGTCTTATTCAGTATAGAATTATATGTCAACAAGTGAACGTTAGTTCACTGGAGGAGGTCATAAAGCATTTTATGCAGCTTTCTACCGAGAAAGCTGAACAAGCCCGTAGCCAGGCGCAGGCACTAGAAGAAGCCCTTGATGTTGATGATTTAGAGGCCGATAAAAGGCCAGAGGACCTGATGTTGAGCTATGTCAGTGGCGAGAAAGGAAAAGACAGATCTGATCGGGAGACTGTGACCCCATGGTTTAAGTTTCTTTGGGAAACTTATAGGACAGTGCTGGAAATATTGAGGAACAACTCAAAGCTAGAAGCCTTATATGCT ATGACAGCTCATCGAGCTTTCCAGTTCTGTAAGCAATATAAGCGGACAACAGAGTTCCGCAGACTGTGCGAAATCATTAGAAATCATTTGGCTAATCTTAATAAATATCGTGACCAACGAGACCGACCTGATCTTTCAGCTCCTGAAAGCTTGCAACTGTATCTTGATACAAGATTTGAGCAGCTGAAAATTGCTACTGAACTTGGACTCTGGCAG GAAGCCTTCAGATCagtggaggatatacatggactGATGTGCTTAGTCAAGAAAACACCCAAGCCATCCTTGATGGTTGTTTATTATGTGAAGCTGACAGAAATATTTTGGATATCATCGAGTCATCTGTATCATGCATATGCATGGTTCAAGCTCTTTTTATTGCAAAAAAGCTTCAATAAGAATCTGAGTCAGAAAGATTTGCAATTAATAGCTTCATCTGTTGTTCTGGCTGCACTTTCAGTGCCTCCTCATGATCACACCCACGGTGCATCTCATTTGGAACTGGAGcatgaaaaagagagaaatttgagAATGGCTAATCTCATTGGCTTTAATCTTGAAACTAAACCTGAAAGCAGAGAAATGGTATTTTTCTTTGTCCCAATTGTACTCTTAAGGCAGCATAGAGATTTCTGTTTTGTGAATCTTACTATTTGCTTCtgtttcctttttgtttgtCCCCAGCTATCAAGGTCATCACTTCTTGCTGAACTG GCATCCAAGGGTGTGATGTCTTGTGTGACTCAGGAAGTGAAGGACATTTACCATCTTTTGGAACATGAGTTTTATCCCTCTGATCTTGCATTAAAAGCGCTGCCCTTAATAACTAAAATCTCTAAGTTAGGGGGTAAGCTTTCTACTGCATCATCTGTTCCAGAGGTGCAATTAGCTCAGTATGTTCCAGCACTTGAAAGACTGGCTACCATGAGGTTGCTGCAGCAG GTGTCTAATGTGTACCAATCTATGAAGATTGAAACCTTATCGGGGATGATCCCCTTCTTTGATTTCTCTCAAGTGGAAAAGGTTTCGGTAGATGCTGTTAAGCAGAAGTTTGTATCGATGAGAGTTGACCACATGAAAAATGCTGTGATTTTTTGCAAAAAG AGTCTTGAGTCTGATGGCTTAAGGGATCACTTGGCCAATTTTGCTGAACAATTAAATAAAGCAAGACAGATGATTTATCCTCCTGATAGGAGATCATCAAAACTTGGagctttacttccctctttgaCAGAGGTTGTGGCCAAAGAACACAAGAGGCTTCTTGCTCGAAAATCAATTattgagaaaaggaaagaagaacaagaacgaCAGCTTCTTGAAAtg gAACGGGAGGAGGAGTCGAAGAGGCTAAGACTGCTGAAAATAACTGAAGAAGCGGAACAAAGAAGGCTTGCCACTGAGTTTGAGCAGAGGAAAAATCAGAGGATCCTCAGGGAGatagaggagagagaaaatgaagaagcacAAGCATTACTCCAGGAAGCTGAAAAGCGTATTAAAAAGAAGGGAAAGAAACCAATCATAGAGGGG GACAAAATCACCAAGCAGACATTGATGGAGTTGACTTTGACTGAACAACTCCGGGAAAGACAGGAAATGGAAAAGAAACTGCAGAAGTTAGCAAAAACCATGGATCATTTGGAAAGAGCAAAAAGAGAAGAGGCTGCTCCCCTGATTGAAGCTGCATATCAACAGCGTCTAGTGGAAGAGAGACTTCTTCATGATCGTGAGCAGCAG CAAGAGGTTGAACTGAGCAAACAGAGGCACGAGGGAGATCTCAAGGAGAAGGAGAGGCTTGTTCGCATGATGGGCAATAAG GAGATATATCAAGCAAGGGTGGTTAGTCACCGCCAAGCAGAGTTTAACAGATTGAGAAGAGAACGGGAAGAGCGAATCTCTAGGATTTTACAGTCCAGGAGACAGGAGAGGGAAAAAATGAGGAAGTTGAAGTATTATCTCAAGTTAGAAGAAGAGAGACAACAAAAATTGCATGAGGAGGAGGAAGCTCGGAAACGTGAag ATgctgaaaggaaaaagaaggaagaagaggaacGCTTGCGGAAATTGGAGGAGATAGCTGAAAAGCAGAGGCAGAGAGAAAGGGAActtgaagaaaaagagaaacaaaggaGAGAAGCATTGTTGGGTAGAGCTGCTGCTGAACCAGCTCCTCCTGCCCGTCCATTGGAATCGGGATCTGCTGCTCCTGCTGCAGCTGCAGCTGCCGCCGCAGCTCCAACACCAGGGAAATATGTCCCTAAGTTCAGGCGACAGAGAACTGAAAGCACAGGAGCTGCGCCTCCTCCA
- the LOC100804327 gene encoding organelle RRM domain-containing protein 2, mitochondrial — MAFLYGAQRLLRHTPLVHSHYASIRLSSTLTSPKLFVSGLSRLTKDENLKEAFSSFGQLVEAKVITDRASGRSKGFAFVTYTTIEEAERAREGMNAKFLDGWVIFVDPAKPREPRPPQQSQSQPSEIGFTVNKTVGWCG; from the exons ATGGCTTTTTTGTATGGAGCTCAGCGTCTGCTTCGCCACACCCCACTTGTTCATTCCCACTATGCTTCCATTCGTCTCAGCTCAACTCTCACTTCCCCCAAACTTTTCGTCAGCG GTCTTTCTAGACTGACAAAAGATGAAAACCTTAAGGaagcattttcttcttttgggcagCTGGTTGAAG CTAAGGTGATAACTGATAGAGCCTCTGGAAGATCAAAGGGATTCGCTTTTGTAACTTATACAACCATAGAAGAAGCTGAAAGGGCAAGAGAAGGAATGAATGCTAAATTTTTGGATGGATGGGTTATATTTGTTGATCCTGCCAAACCAAGAGAGCCTAGACCTCCTCAGCAATCACAGTCTCAGCCCTCTGAAATAGGTTTCACTGTCAACAAAACGGTTGGCTGGTGTGGTTGA
- the LOC100804857 gene encoding uncharacterized protein LOC100804857 yields MQLMDTCSNTNVVHDDNFISNLGRTFSESLHIQDAQKSLLASEGSDIYNVNEEKICKAMKDQATKVNMACLKKSATFPIPNTMLPSSSSDKEADTSVTEPLYEHSAHQTYSRSVSLPAPLKLIPAIKGSREKHGGSQVKLNVKWAADVYDPVPTLLSHTVRSNKKQQKSRKKKPEKKNGKKGQKGNSSRGGSSKDKQFRKLGGTSGLCYKSMDSCDKVLGVATELDALDVRSQDSYCGTSFLKKSVTELHYSVAEAL; encoded by the exons ATGCAATTGATGGACACGTGCTCTAATACCAATGTTGTGCATGACGACAACTTCATAAGTAATCTTGGAAGGACTTTTAGTGAGTCATTACACATTCAAGATGCTCAGAAATCTTTACTTGCTTCTGAGGGGAGTGACATCTATAATGTGAATGAGGAAAAAATATGTAAAGCAATGAAAGATCAAGCGACAAAAGTAAATATGGCGTGCTTGAAAAAATCTGCAACCTTTCCAATTCCTAATACCATGTTGCCTTCAAGCTCGTCTGATAAGGAGGCTGATACTTCAGTCACAGAACCACTCTATGAGCATTCTGCTCATCAAACTTACTCACGCTCTGTATCTCTGCCT GCTCCTCTGAAGCTTATACCTGCCATAAAAGGTAGCCGTGAGAAACATGGGGGTTCACAGGTGAAATTGAATGTGAAATGGGCCGCTGATGTGTATGATCCAGTGCCTACATTGTTATCTCACACTGTAAGAAGCAACAAGAAGCAACAGAAATCCAGGAAGAAGAAGCctgaaaagaagaatggaaagaAGGGTCAAAAAGGAAATTCATCTCGTGGGGGCAGCAGCAAAGATAAGCAGTTTCGCAAGCTAGGTGGGACTTCTGGTTTGTGCTACAAGTCAATGGATTCTTGTGATAAAGTGCTTGGAGTTGCTACTGAATTAGATGCTCTTGATGTTCGAAGCCAGGATTCGTACTGTGGAACTAGCTTCCTTAAAAAATCAGTTACTGAACTGCACTACTCGGTTGCAGAAGCACTATGA
- the LOC100805396 gene encoding probable histone H2B.3: MAPPKAEKKPAEKKPAEKAPAEKKPKAEKKISKEGGSEKKKKRTKKSVETYKIYIFKVLKQVHPDIGISSKAMGIMNSFINDIFEKLAQESSRLARYNKKPTITSREIQTAVRLVLPGELAKHAVSEGTKAVTKFTSS; this comes from the coding sequence ATGGCTCCCCCAAAGGCCGAGAAGAAGCCCGCGGAGAAAAAGCCCGCAGAGAAGGCTCCGGCGGAGAAGAAGCCCAAGGCCGAGAAGAAGATATCGAAGGAAGGAGGAagcgagaagaagaagaagagaacaaAGAAGAGCGTGGAGACCTACAAGATTTACATCTTCAAGGTGCTGAAGCAGGTTCACCCCGACATCGGAATCTCAAGCAAGGCCATGGGGATCATGAACAGTTTCATAAACGACATCTTCGAGAAGCTCGCCCAGGAGTCGTCGCGATTGGCTAGGTATAACAAGAAGCCTACCATTACTTCCAGGGAGATCCAAACGGCGGTGCGTTTGGTCCTCCCTGGGGAGTTGGCCAAACACGCTGTCTCTGAAGGTACCAAGGCCGTCACCAAGTTCACCAGCTCTTGA